From Panthera tigris isolate Pti1 chromosome D3, P.tigris_Pti1_mat1.1, whole genome shotgun sequence, one genomic window encodes:
- the ELAC1 gene encoding zinc phosphodiesterase ELAC protein 1: MSMDVTFLGTGAAYPSPTRGASALVLRCEGECWLFDCGEGTQTQLMKSQLKAGRITKIFITHLHGDHFFGLPGLLCTISLQSGSVVTKQPIEIYGPAGLRDFIWRTMELSHTELVFPYVVHELVPTADQCPTEELKEFTHVNKTDSLPKEGQGRTILLDSEENSYLLVDDEQFVVKAFRLFHRIPSFGFSVVEKKRPGKLNAQKLKDLGVPPGPAYGKLKNGISVVLENGVTISPQDVLKKPIVGRKICILGDCSGVVGDGGVKLCFEADLLIHEATLDDAQMDKAKEHGHSTPQMAAAFAKLCQAKRLVLTHFSQRYKPVALAREGETDGIVELKKQAESVLDLQEVTLAEDFMVIGIPIKK; this comes from the exons ATGTCTATGGATGTGACATTTCTGGGTACGGGTGCAGCATACCCATCCCCAACCCGGGGTGCCTCTGCTCTGGTCCTTCGGTGTGAGGGCGAGTGCTGGCTCTTTGACTGTGGGGAGGGAACTCAGACACAGCTGATGAAAAGCCAACTTAAAGCAG GGAGAATTACCAAGATTTTCATCACACATCTTCATGGAGACCATTTCTTTGGCCTTCCTGGCCTCCTCTGCACAATCAGCCTGCAGAGTGGCTCTGTGGTTACCAAACAGCCTATTGAAATCTATGGCCCTGCCGGGCTTCGGGACTTTATCTGGAGAACCATGGAACTCTCTCACACAGAGCTGGTCTTCCCTTACGTGGTCCATGAGCTGGTGCCTACAGCAGATCAGTGTCCAACAGAAGAACTAAAAGAATTTACGCACGTGAATAAAACAGACAGTCTTCCCAAAGAGGGACAAGGAAGAACTATCCTACTAGACTCAGAAGAAAACTCATACCTTCTGGTCGATGATGAACAGTTTGTTGTAAAAGCATTTCGCCTCTTTCACCGAATTCCCTCCTTTGGGTTTTCAGTCGTAGAGAAGAAACGACCAGGTAAACTCAATGCACAGAAACTGAAAGACCTCG GTGTTCCGCCAGGTCCTGCCTATGGGAAGCTGAAAAATGGAATTTCTGTTGTTCTGGAAAATGGAGTTACAATTTCTCCCCAAGATGTCTTAAAAAAGCCTATTGTTGGAAGAAAAATCTGCATTTTGGGTGACTGTTCTGGGGTTGTGGGTGACGGAGGAGTGAAGCTGTGCTTTGAAGCAGACCTGTTGATCCATGAAGCGACCCTAGATGATGCCCAGATGGACAAAGCAAAGGAGCACGGCCACAGCACACCACAGATGGCAGCAGCATTTGCAAAGTTGTGCCAAGCAAAGAGGCTAGTTCTGACTCACTTCAGTCAGAGGTACAAGCCAGTTGCCTTGgccagagaaggagaaacagatggGATTGTAGAACTGAAAAAGCAAGCCGAATCAGTGTTAGATCTCCAAGAAGTGACTCTAGCAGAAGACTTTATGGTGATTGGCATTCCGATCAAGAAATGA